In the Hordeum vulgare subsp. vulgare chromosome 7H, MorexV3_pseudomolecules_assembly, whole genome shotgun sequence genome, one interval contains:
- the LOC123407716 gene encoding haloacid dehalogenase-like hydrolase domain-containing protein 3, with the protein MSLLSKLRLVTVDVTGTLLAYKGRLGDYYCMAAKSAGKPCPDYDRMHEGFKLAYTEMARKYPCFGFAAKMPTIEWWRICVKDSFVKAGYDYDAETFEKVFKRIYSAFGSSAPYSVFPDAQPFMRELREKGITVGIVSNAEYRYKEVILPALGLNQGSEWDFGVFSGIVGVEKPDPKIYKIALEMAGNVAPEEALHIGDSYRKDYVPARSIGMHALLLDRFKTADAESWRKSGAPVLPDLEATKAWLAKNPTEEPAEEPLGAALLRRMAEKL; encoded by the exons aTGTCGCTTCTATCGAAATTACGGTTGGTCACTGTGGATGTGACTGGTACTCTGCTTGCTTATAAAGGACGGCTTGGTGATTACTACTGTATGGCCGCTAAGTCTGCTGGAAAGCCATGCCCTGACTATGATCGAATGCACGAAGGCTTCAAGCTTGCATACACTGAGATGGCAAGGAAATACCCATGCTTTGGATTTGCAGCAAAGATGCCAACCATTGAATGGTGGAGAatttgtgtcaaggattcatttgttAAG GCTGGCTATGACTACGATGCTGAGACATTTGAGAAAGTGTTCAAGAGAATTTATTCTGCCTTTGGCTCCTCTGCCCCGTACTCAGTGTTTCCTGATGCGCAGCCCTTCATGAGAGAGCTGAGGGAGAAGGGTATCACAGTTGGGATCGTCAGCAATGCAGAGTACCGTTACAAAGAGGTTATCTTGCCTGCATTAGGGCTGAATCAG GGCTCGGAGTGGGACTTCGGGGTGTTCTCAGGCATCGTCGGTGTCGAGAAACCTGACCCAAAAATATACAAGATCGCGCTGGAGATGGCGGGGAACGTCGCGCCGGAAGAGGCGCTCCACATCGGCGACAGCTACCGCAAGGACTACGTCCCCGCACGAAGCATCGGGATGCACGCGCTGCTCCTGGACCGATTCAAGACCGCCGACGCCGAGAGCTGGAGGAAGTCCGGCGCGCCGGTGCTCCCTGATCTCGAAGCCACAAAGGCATGGCTCGCCAAGAACCCGACCGAGGAACCCGCTGAGGAGCCACTAGGGGCCGCGCTGCTGCGCAGGATGGCCGAGAAGCTCTGA
- the LOC123407715 gene encoding protein DETOXIFICATION 35-like, which yields MVTGCGEDAAAVRTAGDAARMVWEESRRLWGIGTPIAIATLSLFAVSSVTTVFVGHLGNLPLAAASIGLSVFNTFSLGFLLGMGSAVETLCGQAFGAGQVAMLGVYLQRSWIVLAGAWLLLVPFYALAEPLLLAVGQDAAVAREAARFALRILPGPLSFAVSFPTAKSLQARAEQGAGARLGLGFHVALTYLLVAVLGMGLPGAAAAYDVSLWAIALAQAAYIVGWCADGWRGWSTAAFHDMWAFVRLSLESTVMLCLEIWYIGMITVLTGHLQDAQIAVDSLGICMNVNGWEGMIFIGLNAAISVRVSNELGSGRPRAAKHAVMVVVGESLLIGLLCMALVLIFRDSFSVIYTSDSELQHAVSRIAGLLGLTMVLNSVQPVLSGVAIGGGWQGLVAYINLGCYYIFGLPLGYLLGYKFNYIWSWGDLGRHALRDCASDIDFDLHRVENGLERRGCAGFKPCAEVGRRRGNQTSPGIELDNHDQ from the exons ATGGTGACCGGCTGCGGCGAGGACGCGGCGGCGGTGCGCACCGCGGGGGATGCGGCCCGGATGGTCTGGGAGGAGTCGCGGCGCCTGTGGGGCATCGGCACGCCCATCGCCATCGCCACGCTCAGCCTCTTCGCCGTCAGCTCCGTCACCACCGTCTTCGTCGGCCACCTCGGCAACCtgcccctcgccgccgcctccatcGGCCTCTCCGTCTTCAACACCTTCTCCCTCGGCTTCCTC CTGGGCATGGGGAGCGCGGTGGAGACGCTGTGCGGGCAGGCGTTCGGGGCGGGGCAGGTGGCGATGCTGGGCGTCTACCTGCAGCGCTCCTGGATCGTCCTCGCCGGCGCCTGGCTCCTCCTGGTGCCCTTCTACGCGCTCGCCGAGCCGCTGCTGCTCGCCGTCGGCCAGGACGCCGCCGTGGCGCGCGAGGCGGCGCGGTTCGCGCTCCGCATCCTGCCCGGCCCCCTCTCCTTCGCCGTCAGCTTCCCCACGGCCAAGTCCCTGCAGGCGCGCGCAGAGCAAGGTGCTGGTGCTCGCCTGGGTCTCGGCTTCCACGTCGCGCTCACCTACCTCCTCGTCGCCGTCCTCGGCATGGGCCTccccggcgccgccgccgcctacgACGTCTCCCTCTGGGCCATCGCGCTCGCCCAGGCCGCCTACATCGTCGGCTGGTGCGCCGACGGCTGGCGGGGCTGGTCCACGGCCGCCTTCCACGACATGTGGGCCTTCGTCCGGCTCTCGCTCGAGTCCACCGTCATGCTCTGCCTCGAGATCTGGTACATCGGCATGATCACCGTCCTCACCGGCCACCTCCAGGACGCCCAGATCGCCGTCGACTCCCTCGGCATCTG CATGAATGTGAACGGATGGGAGGGAATGATCTTCATCGGCCTCAACGCGGCCATCAGCGTCCGAGTCTCCAACGAGCTGGGCTCCGGCCGGCCAAGGGCGGCGAAGCACGCGGTCATGGTCGTCGTCGGCGAGTCGCTGCTCATCGGGCTGCTCTGCATGGCCCTCGTGCTCATCTTCAGAGACAGCTTCTCCGTCATCTACACCAGCGACTCGGAGCTCCAGCACGCCGTCTCCAGGATCGCGGGGCTGCTCGGCCTGACCATGGTGCTCAACAGCGTGCAGCCCGTGCTTTCAG GGGTCGCCATTGGAGGAGGATGGCAAGGCCTTGTCGCCTACATCAACCTGGGCTGCTACTACATCTTCGGGCTGCCCCTCGGCTATCTCCTCGGCTACAAGTTCAACTATATATGGAGTTGGG GGGATTTGGGCCGGCATGCTTTGCGGGATTGCGCTTCAGACATCGATTTTGATCTTCATCGTGTGGAGAACGGATTGGAACGCAGAG GCTGCGCTGGCTTCAAGCCGTGTGCGGAAGTGGGGCGGCGGCGAGGCAACCAAACCTCTCCTGGAATAGAACTAGATAACCATGATCAATAA
- the LOC123413665 gene encoding ALA-interacting subunit 3-like — translation MMDGGAAGASNGGSGADADAARRNTRMPKYSKFTQQELPACKPILTPKWVVSVFFLVGVIFVPVGVVSLLAAQDVVEIIDRYDHACVPPNMTDNKLAYIQNETISKECTRTLTVTKEMKQPIYVYYQLDNFYQNHRRYVKSRNDAQLRDSKKSNTTTSCEPERFTADGKPIVPCGLIAWSLFNDTYSFSRGKDNLTVNKKDISWKSDREHKFAKNVYPSNFQNGALIGGKKLNSSIPLSEQEDLIVWMRTAALPTFRKLYGRIYVDLKANDTITVKLSNNYNTYSFGGKKKLVLSTATWLGGKNDFLGFAYLIVGGLCIFLAFAFTLLYLIKPRKLGDHNYLSWNRNPAGR, via the exons ATGATGGACGGCGGCGCGGCCGGCGCGAGCAACGGCGGATCCGGGGCCGATGCGGACGCCGCCAGGAGGAACACCAGGATGCCCAAGT ATTCCAAGTTCACGCAGCAGGAGCTGCCGGCCTGTAAGCCGATCCTTACTCCAAAATGG GTTGTCTCGGTTTTTTTCCTTGTCGGCGTCATCTTTGTCCCAGTTGGTGTCGTCTCGTTACTAGCTGCACAAGAT GTTGTTGAGATCATTGATCGGTATGATCATGCATGTGTCCCACCTAACATGACTGATAATAAGCTTGCGTACATCCAGAATGAGACTATATCTAAAGAGTGCACAAGGACTCTCACG GTTACAAAGGAGATGAAGCAGCCAATTTACGTGTACTACCAACTTGACAACTTTTATCAGAATCATAGGAG GTATGTGAAGAGCCGAAATGATGCACAACTAAGAGATTCTAAGAAGTCAAATACGACCACCTCATGTGAACCTGAGAGGTTCACGGCTGATGGAAAACCAATTGTTCCTTGTGGTCTGATTGCTTGGAGTTTGTTTAATGACACATATAGCTTCAGTCGTGGTAAAGACAACTTGACAGTAAACAAGAAGGACATCTCCTGGAAAAGTGATAGGGAGCACAAATTTGCCAAAAATGTCTACCCAAGCAACTTCCAGAATGGTGCGCTCATAGGTGGTAAAAAGCTTAACTCGAGTATCCCG CTGAGCGAACAGGAGGATCTTATCGTTTGGATGCGGACTGCAGCGCTTCCTACATTCAGAAAGTTATATGGGAGGATATACGTTGATCTCAAGGCGAATGATACCATAACTGTGAAGCTGAGTAACAACTACAATACATATAGCTTTGGTGGCAAGAAGAAGTTGGTCCTTTCCACTGCAACCTGGCTTGGAGGAAAGAATGATTTTCTTGGGTTTGCATACCTCATAGTTGGTGGGCTCTGTATTTTCTTGGCATTTGCATTCACCTTGCTATACTTGATAAAGCCAAG GAAACTGGGGGATCACAACTACCTGTCCTGGAACAGGAACCCCGCAGGCCGCTAA